The following DNA comes from Methanothermus fervidus DSM 2088.
AATGGAATTCCTGACAATTTTACTATGGGAGGAATATGTGCAGGAGCTTCAGGAAGATTTCTTGAAATTACAGCACGAAGATTGGGAGTTGATATTGAAGATCTTGGAGATTTAGCTGTTAAAGGTAACTACCGGAATGTTCCTATGGATAGTTACTGTATAGTGTTTGGAATACAGGATTTAGTTACTTCTTTAGCAGCCGGAGCAAAAAAAGAAGATGTTGCTGCAGCAGCATGTCATTCAGTTGCAGAACAAGTTTATGAACAACAATTACAAGAAGTTGATATCAGAGAACCAATTATAGAGGTGGGTGGTACATCCTTAATTAAAGGATTAGTAGAGGCTGTAAGTGATATTCTTGGTGGTGCAGAGGTAATAGTACCTAATTATTCACAATATATAGGGGCTGTAGGTTCAGCATTGTTAGTTTCAGGAATTATTAAATAATTATTTCAAAACATCATACAACCTTAATTTATACTCTCCTAATTTTCCACCATAATTTCCTGCAGAAATTCTTAAGACACCATCAACAGTAGTTGCAGCTTCTATGCCAACTTTCATTGCTTCCTTAATTTTATCTTCTTTCAATCCATTTATAACAATTTCAGGGATATATTTAACACCTTCAGGCACCTTAGAATCTTTTCCAAGTCTAGATTTTAATGATGGACAATAAGGATGATTTGTTGTTGGTCCTATCCAAGGATAATTTGTTTCTGGTTTTGACGCAGCTGAACATACATCAAAAGGTGTAATAACATAATCTATTTTATTTATAGCCTTTATAATTTTTTCACCTGCTTCTAAAACAGCTTCTTTGGTTTCACACATATACCAAAAATTTGCACCCATTATTCCTTTTTGATAACCAATTTTCCTCTCAATTTTGAAGTCAGGCACTGTAATCGGTACAACAATCATTTTTCTTCCATATAACTCTTCTTCCCATTCATATCCATCTCCACAATGTCCAACATATTTCATAGTGTCGATATGTCCATCAGCATCTAATTCTAAATTAAATAATGTTGTGAATGGTTTAACTAAAATATCTTGTCTAATCCTATATGATAACTCTACTTCAAATTTTTTTAAATCTTTTTTTCCAAACCAAAATTGTAAAATGGCACCAGGTCTTCCATCAGGAGTCTTAGACTTATCTACAAATTTTTCAACTCCTCCTTCGATTCTTCCTATTACAGCTCCAGGCGTTGATGTTGCATCATAAGCTGCTTTCTTTAAAGTATTTTTATCTTCTGCTGTAATCAATACCCTAGCACAAACTCCATAAAAAGCCTCACAAAAAGTATCTTCAATAAAAACATCGTTGATATACACTAACCCAGACCTCCTATTTTCTCTCCTCTAATGTTTTTTCTCATCTCTAAACTTCTTTCAGATATTTTGTCAATGTCTACCATCTCAGGTAAGACAATCGTTGGTTTTGTTTTAAGCATATTTTTAAATTCAGGACAATATTTTTGTATAGCATTTTCAGGATCTTTACAATAATATTTTACAAATTCAAAAACTTCTTCTCTGCTACACATTGAATGTAATTTTGATAAAACTATTAATGGATCAGTTGTTGGAGAAATTACCACTATATTTGCTTCTTTAACTGCAAATTCATTGCCATTAAAAGAAATTGCCAATCCTTCACTTCTTAAAAACCTAAAAACTTCAATGTCTGTTATGCTATCGCCTATATATAGCGTTTCCTCCTTTTTTGAATTGTTTTTCCTTATAATTTCTTTTGTAATTTCTTTCTTTTTTTTACTACCTATAATTTCAACATCGTTAAAAATTTTACCTATCTCCATCTTTGGAATCTCTTCAAAAAATATTTTGTCTAGTGTTTCAATGTCAGGGTTTGAAAGGATGATTTTTCTAAATTCAATAATTTTCTTTTTTTCTTCAGGAGGTAAATTATATTTATCTAACTGTAATTTTGTACTATAAGTGTTGTCAAAAGGAAAGTTAACTAAATCACACAGCGCCTTTATATAATGTTCATAGCTTGTACTAACAATAAATGAGTTCATTAAGGATGAAACATGCTTCAACATATGCTTTGCATTAGGTACCAAATTTATATTATCTTTAGAATACTTAATCATGGATTCATCAGTGGCCCCATATGCCTTTAAAAAAGGCAATATTAATTTGAGTGTGTTTCCAGCTTGGTATCCTGGTCTTTTAATTTCTTCTGCTAAAATATCGTCATATTTACTTACTATTTCGAAGAATTTATCCCCCTCTGGTATAAAATATGAAGATAATTCAAATGCATTGTCATTGAGTGTTATAGGTCCTTCACAATCACTTATAAAAAGTTTCATTTTTTACCCGCTCCTCATATTTCTTAAATCCATTTAAATTCCTTGGAATTCCATCTGTAGCTCCAAATTTTTTTATACAACATGAAGCTACATAATTACCAAGCATACAAGATTTCCTTAAACTATAATTATTTAAATAACCATATAAAAATCCTGCATTAAATGCGTCGCCAGCGCCTGTGGTATCTACACATTTAACTTTTAAAGTCGGCACAAATAACTCTAAATTTTTAGTTCTTAAATATACACTATTTTTACCCCTCTTAACAACTATTATGTCCACATAATCTAATAGAGAATTAGCTGCTCTTTTATAATCTTCCTCGTCACACAATATTCTTATTTCTTTCTCATTGATCAATAGTATGTTTGTTTTCTCCAAAAATTCTCTTAATGCCTTTTCACCCATTCTCACATATAACATTCCTGGATCAAAACTTACTGTTGTTCTTGAATCTATTTTATTTAATATTGATTTTTGAGTTTTAAATGAAATTTTTCCAACAAATGACGTCAAATGTAAAATTTTAGTTGAAAAACAAATTTTCTCTATTTCATCAATTGTAATGGTGTCATTAACGCCTGGATCAACATATATAGCCCTATTTCCACTTCTATCTACAAAAACAAAAACTTTTCCACTTCTACCATCTGAAGAAGTTATTAAACACCTAGTATCAACGCCCTCATCAAGTAATCTATTTTTTATGAATTTACCTTCTTCATCCTTAGCAATTTTACCTATGTATGCGCATTTAACACCTAACCTACTCAATCCGATTATAGTGTTTGCTGCAGAGCCACCAATATATCTTTTTTGACTTCTTATGGATGTTTCTTCATCAACTCCAGCTATTTCATCAACTAAATATATATTATCAACATTAAGAGCTCCAAAACCAACTACATCATATTTCATGCTCCCAACTATTCAAGTTTTGAAAATAAACGCCATATATCTGGATATTTATCTTTAATGGCCTTTTCTATCAAAGTTGAAGCTTCTTTACTTATACTAAACCCTGGTTTTGTCTTTTTCAAATATCTTAAAACTGCAGCTGCCCTCATAGACCACAATGTTATTCTGGGATTATTTTTAACTTCTCTTATAACTTCTTCAACCTTTTTATCTTTTAACATTGTTCCAAGGCTTTCATCCTCTGTTTTTATCAATGCATCAAGGCCCTTTCCAAGGCTTTTATTTCTTTTCATTATCTTCCTCCAATTTAATCAACTCTTTTGCTAACTTAAAGTATGCTTTAGAACCATTACAATCTTTATCATAAATTATGCATGGCATCCCGTGACTTGGAGCTTCTGCTAAACGTATATTTCGTGGTATTGTTGTCTTAAAAATATATTCTTTTGAAGAAAAGAAATTTTTAACTTCTTGATAAACTTCCCTGGCTAGACGTGTTCTTCTATCATATAATGTCAACAATATACCTTTTATTGGGCACGGACTATTTAAACGATTCTCAACTAACTTAATAGTTCTTAATAGATCAGCTATTCCTTCTAATGCATAATATTCCGTCTGTATTGGTATTATAACACTATCACATGCAACCAATGCATTCAATGTCAATATTCCCAAAGATGGGGGCGTGTCAATAAATATATAATCATAATCATTCTTTATTGGATCTATCGCTTCTTTAAGCACTGCATGAGATCCTATTTGGCTAATAAGTTCTACTTCTGCCCCACTGAGGTCAAGATTACTTGGAATAATATAAAGATTAGGAATGGATGTTTTCCTAATGACCTCCTCTGCTTTTGCTTCTCCACAAATAATTGAATATACACTACTATCTAACTTAAATTTATTTATTCCAAAACCTGTTGTTGCATTTGCTTGTGGATCCATATCTATTACAAGAATTTTCTTGTTTAAAGATGCAAGTGCAGCCGATAAATTCACTGCCGTTGTAGTCTTACCACAACCGCCTTTTTGATTTGTTATTGATATTATTTCACCCATTAAGATCCTCCAAATTAATTAATCATGCCTCTTTCAATCTTAATGTTTATTGGATCTAATGGTTTATTAACATCTACTCCTTTTTCGTTAGCCCATTTTTCTATTCCCTTCAGAAGAAATCTTAAACCTAATTTTATCAAAGGAGAAATCAATGTAGCTAACAAACCTTTTTTTACCATTTTAAATCCTCGTCTAAATTCCCAAAGAATCTGTTTCCAGGCATGGTAAATATGTAATAACTCTCCCTTTGTTAATTCCTCATTGATGTTAAAAAACTCTTTATCTTTTAAATATCCCATTGGTACAAAAGAAAGCGGTACAACTACAAAATGTGCCTTTTTACCCAATTTCTCTCTCAATACCTTTCTCATCGTAATTATCAGTCTTGCTGTATAAATTTCATCCTCCTCTGTTGCACCAGGCAAGCCCACAATACTTGTATAAGCAGGGAACCAAAAATATTTATTGAGAAGGTAGGTACCATTTAACAATACTTGTGGCCATTCATCAACATTGAATGGTTTTGCTTTATTACTTGCAATTTTCTTTAATAAAGATGGTGAGGCAGTTTCAAATCCTATTTGGACACCTACCCATCTATTTGGGCCAGCATTATTTAATTTTGCTATCTCTTTTATAATTCTAGGTGCAGCTAATGCACTAGCAATATTTGCATGAGTAGGATTTGCATAATTTACAATTTTAAGAACTTCCTTAAATAAGTTGATTACAGCTTCTTCATTTGGATTATATTCCTTTTTATCTTCTAGCATGTAACTAAATATATCCTCACTATGGAGCCATGCGTTGTTTTGTCCAGCACTTTTATTTACTTTAATCTCTCTAATAATCTTCTTAATTGGATAGTATCTTACTTTCCTAATATTAGGATCACAAAATTTACATCCGCGACCACAACCTCTCATAACTTCTACCATTCCTTTATATGATGGGCCTACAATAGTTGGTATTTCATTTGCAGATGGTTGGTCCCTAATGAGAATTATCTCATCAGCTTTCTCAACCTCAATATCTTTAAATATTTCAGCAATTTTATGTTCTGTTTCACCAATTATTAAATGATCAATTTTTAATTTTTTCATTTCATATTCTTTGGCTTTTAATTGCCAAGCCCCAGAACCTCCAACTACAATTTTAAAATCTAAATTTTTTCTTTCCCTATAACTATTTATTCTATCAACAAGCGATGTAAACTTTATTTTTGTATAAGATGGAAATCTTCCACCCTCAGTAAACATCATTGTAAGTGGTCCTAAACCCAATGGATCCATAGCTGTAACAGCCACTATCTTTGTATTTTCATCAATAAATTTTTCTACATATTTAGGATGAACGACTGCTACTTCGTCTCTTCTATACTTTTTAAGTAATGCTGCTTCTACCTTACGTAAAGAATATGGTGCAAAAATTAGTCTGCCATTTTTATGTGGGACTTGAGTATCTATAATTCTATAAAGTATTGGAGGTATTCTTTGTGGAGGTACACATCCTAGAAAATCCGAAAGTGGTAAATTTCTATAAGTTGATGTTAATGTTTCGTCAGCAGTTAAAACAATTTTCAATATTTATTCCCTCTTTTTCATTATTAAATTCAACAATAATTTATGTTTTAAGAAAAAATAAAATTTTTCAAACTTAACTTTAAGAATTAAGGGGATAGCCATGACTAAAGTAGAGAAGATATTTTTAATAATTGCATTAATTTATGGAATACTTTTTTCATTTTTGGTGCCGCCATTTCAAGTACCTGATGAGAAATGGCATTTCTATAAGGCTTTTTCTATTAGTGAAGGACATATATTTCCAACAAAATATGTTGTCGTTCCAAAAAATGTTAAAGTTGTTGTAGATACATTCAATTCTGTTAAAGACGTCCAAAAGAAAATTTATGAAAGTTTAAATTTACCAATAACACAAAATAAAGTCGCTGTAGATATATCAAATGTTTCTATTTATCCACCTATTCCATATTTGTTTTCCTCTCTGATTTTTATGGCGTTAAAATCATTTTCACCCTTAATTTTAATGTATATAGCAAGACTTGTAAATTTAATTGTCTGGATAACCCTTCTATATTTTGCAATAAAAATTACACCCATACATAAAAGATTATTTTTAGCATTGTCATTAATGCCTATGACAATTCATCAAGCTGCATCACTGTCTCCAGATAGTTTTACAATTGGTATTTCGTTTCTTGCTATTGCAGTTATATACAATTATGTATTTGGGGAAGAAAAAATAAAAAGAAGAGATTTTGCTTTAATTTTAATTTTAATGTTAATTCTCGCATTCTCTAAGCCAGGTTATGCACTTTTATCATTGATTTTTTTGATGATACCTAGTGATAAGTTTCCAAAGAGAACCAAAATTTTAGACTTCATAGTAATAATTTTTGTTGTATTTTCACTTCTCGTAGTCTGGTGTATTTCATTCAAAGGATATTATACTCCAAGTGAAGATCCAGCAGTTCGGCCTAACTTACAATTTAATTATGTTGTCACACATCCACTAGAATTTATAAAAATCCTTGGAAACACAATATCAACAAAATTAAATTTATATTTAATAATGTTTGTTGGGTGTTTTGGACATCTAAACGTTTATTTACCTGAATTTCTTGTTTATGCATACCTCTTCATGTTATTTTTTATTTCACTTAGTGACAATGCTAAATTTGAAATACATAATAAACAAAAACTAATAGCATTTTTTACTTTCTTATTGCTTTCATTTCTCATATTTTTATTTGAGTATCTAACTTGGACACCTGTGGGGTATAATACAATACTAGGAGTTCAAGGAAGGTACTTTATACCTATTTCTCCTTTATTCTTCATGATTTTCCATAATAAAACTGTCAAAAAGCTAAAAATTAAAACTAATCGTGCTTTAACAATATTAATATTGTTTATTCTCTTTTGTCTTTCCTTCAGCGTTTTTAAACTTTTGGAATATTACTGGTTGTGAACACTTCTATGGAACCTCTAGTAGAGTATTATCCTAAACAGCTACTTCAACAGTATTCACATGCTAATATATAATTCCCAACTTATTTTCCATAGCTTAGACTCTTGAATTTACTTCCTAAATCAGTTATTATAGGCAAAGAATTTGCTAAGATATCAACATTTTGGCAAATCATGATTTTACTATAAAATACTTTTCAGTTCTCATCTTCACGCTTTGTATGGAGACTTCTTGCCGATAGAGTTTAAAATTAAAAATAATAATCTTTATATATTAGATTTATTTAACATTGTTTTAACAAAACAACTATAATAAAATTTTTTTTGAACAATGTATATCATGGATAACAAATTTTAATAATCAAAAAAGTAATTTTTTTAATGTTAATTTTTTTAAGGAGGTACTTAGATTGTGTGGAATAGCAGGGATCGTATGTAAAGATAAAAAAGTGCATAATGTAGGTAAATTGATGACTAAAATGCTTCAAACACTACAACATAGAGGCCCTGATTCTGCAGGTTTTGCAATATATGGTGGATTAAAATTGAAAAAAAATGAATATTTATTAAACATTGAAGTAAAAGAAAAACCAGGATTACTAGATAGTGTCAAAAAAGTTATAGAGAGTGTCACAAAAATAAAAAAAGAAAAAATAATTCCTTCAGTTGAAGAATATGTTATTTATCGTTGTATAATCACCCTAAACTCATATTCAGAATTAAAACCATTAATAGTTGAGATAGATAAAATAGAAGGTGCAACTGTACTTAGTGGAAGCCATTCATTTGAGATGATAAAAGATGTTGGGTCTGTAGTTGAAATTGCTGATCGCTATGATACATGGTCAAAGAAAGGTACTCATGCCATAGGTCATACAAGGTTTTCAACAGAGAGTATTGTAGATAGGTATCATGCACACCCATTCCAAAGTTATATAGTCCCTGATATTACAGTTGTTCATAATGGTCAAATAACAAATTATTGGAAAATAAGAGATCCTTTAGAAAGGAAAGGTCACATATTTGAAACAACAAACGATACAGAATGTATAGTTCATTATATAGCCGATAAACTTGCAGATGGATATTCTCTTGAAGAAGCATTAGAAGAATCTGTTAAAGACATGGATGGTCCATTTTCTTATATTATAGCCACTCCAACAGGTATAGGAATTGCAAAAGATAAACTTGGCTTACGTCCTGGAGTAATGGCAGAAGATGACAATGTTTTTGCAATAGCATCTGAAGAAGTAGCATTAAGAGAAGTTGTAGATACTAGGTGTGTAGAACAAATAAACCCTGGTGAAGTAAGGGTTTATGAATTTTAATCTACAATCATAAGGTGACTATATGAAAGAAGTAGTTATTGATGCTGAATCAAAAACCCCTAGAGAGGTCAATAGTTCTTTAAAAAAATTAGCAGAAAAATATGATAGGATAATTATCGAAAATCCTAATGCAATGCATTATCTTGCAGCAGGGCTTACTAAAAAAGTTGAAGTTATTATTAATGGATCTGCAGGGTACTTTGTAGGAACAATGATTCATGGCCCAAAAATAGAAGTAAAAGGAAATGCTGGCTGGTTCCCTGCAGATAATATGACTAAAGGCAAAGTTATAATTCATGGATCAGCTGGAGACGGAGTTGGGCAGGGAATATATGGAGGTACAGTGATTGTAAAAGGAGATGCAGGGTCAAGAACTGGAGAGATAATGAAAAATGGGACAATAATAATTGGTGGCAACTCTGGATTTATGACAGGTCTTTTTATGATGGGTGGACGCATTGTTGTTTTAGGAGATTTAGGAAAAGATGCTGGAGAGTCAATAATAAGAGGAAAAATTTATGTTAGAGGGGAAATACAAAGTTTAGGGAAAAATGCAAGAGTTGAAGAGATAAACGTCAAAGACGAAGAAGAATTAAATAAAATATTGAATGAAAATGGATTCAACATAAAAAAATCAGAATATGATGAATTTAAAAAAATTGTTCCAAAAAGTAAAAGACCATTTTATGGTAAACAATCGGAGGAAGGATAAAAATGGGTGGTGAAGATAAGATTGCGATGGTAGGCACTCCCTGTCAAATAATAGCAGCAACACTTATGGAAAAATATTCATCACAACTTAAAAGGAATTTCCCGATTGATATAAAGATAGGTTTGTTTTGTATGGAAAATTTTTCTTATGAATATCTCAAAAAACTGTTACATTCATATGGAATAAAATTTCGAGATGTAGTTTCATGTAGAATAGAAGGAAGCAATGCATACTTTCATCTCATAAATAAAGACGTTGTTTCCATACCTCTCAGTACTTTAAGAAAAAGTATGCGTAAAAGCTGTAAAATTTGTATGGATTTTACATCTGAACTAGCTGATATATCAGTAGGTTCTGTAGGTTCTCCAAAAGGATGGTCAACAGTAATCATAAGATCTGAAAAAGGTTTAAAATTAGTTGAAAAAGCTAAAAAAGCTAAATACATTGAAACAAAAATGTTAGATGCAGACAGATTAAATTTAATAGAAAAGTTAGCTAAAATTAAAAAAAATAAAAATCTTGAAGAAATTAAAAATAGGGAAAGAGTGGCAAGACCTGTTATGTATTGGAGAATCATGCCTGAAGAAATTTTTCTTAATGAAGTAGAAAATTATCAATTTAAGGATTTAAAGGGAGACGTTATAGATGTAGGCGCTTGTGTATTATGTGGAGCCTGTTTCTTTTCCTGTCCTGAAGATATCATAAAAATTGAAGATAGGAAACCAGAAATAAACGGTAAATGTCCTCCAGGTTGCAATGCTTGTTATATAGCATGTCCAAGATCATATGTGCCTGATTGTATAGTAAATCATGAAGATGCATATTCGGCATTGGGAAATTATATAGAAATAATATCTGCTAGATCTCCGTTTTTTAAAGGACAAGATGGTGGTGTAGTAACAGCATTATTAGCTTGTGCATTGTCTGAAAAAATAGTAAACAAAGTATTAATAGTAGATAAGGATCCTGAAAAGCCATGGAAACCTTTACCAATCCTCACAGATAAAATTGACGATGTTGTAAAGGCATCTGGTACTAAATATTCTGTATGTCCTATATTCAAAGCATTAAAAGAATAAATAAGGAGATAATTATATGCCATTCAAAGTTGAAAGAAAAGAAAACATATGTAAAAGAGATTTTGACAGGCCTGGTTGTTGTTGGTATCTTTGTGATAATAGAGATGAAAATTTATGTAAAGATTGTTTTTCATGCTATAACAACTGCCCTCACAATGTTTATGAAATTATTAATGGTGAACCATTCCCAATATGGCATGAAAGATGTGTTGGATGTCGTATATGTGAAGAAATGTGTCCTAATAATGCAATAGAAGTTCACGCAGTACCTGAAGACAGAAGGAATGTCTGGTCATATGCTGATTTAGTGGAAATACAGAGAAAAGCTGAAGAAGGAACATATAAAGTTAGAGGATGTGGAGCAACAAGAAAAGTTCCTACCTTTGATGATCTTGTAATTGTACCTGCACAAGTTTCAAGGCCTCCTATAGATAAATACAGAGAACCATGTAATACCAAAGTTGTTTTAGGAGATAGGTATGCTGAAAAACCTTTAGAATTAGATACTCCAATAATGATAGCCGCAATGTCCTTTGGGGCAATTAGTAAGGAAGCCAAAATAGCATTGGCAATGGGTGCAACATTGGCAGGTACAGCCACAAACACAGGCGAAGGAGGCATGTTACCTGAAGAAAGAAAATATGCTTCAAAACTTATAGCACAGTATGCATCAGGGCGTTTTGGTGTATCAGCTGAATATCTCAACAATGCAGATGCTATAGAAATTAAAATAGGTCAGGGTGCAAAAGCAGGAATGGGAGGACATTTATTAGGAGAAAAGGTTGTAGCTGAAGTAGCAGAGATAAGAATGATACCAGAAGGTACGGATGCCCTTAGTCCTGCAAGACATATGGATATAGTTGGACCTGAAGATCTCAGCATGAAAATTTCACAACTACGAGAAATAACAGACTGGAAGGTGCCAATAATAGTTAAATTCACATCAGGGCGTGTAAGTGACGATGTAAAAATTGCTGCGAAGGCAGGAGCAGATATTGTCGTCGTTGATGGTATGCAAGGAGGTACTGGAGCAGGGCCAGACGTTGTAACAGAACATGCTGGAATTCCAACAATAGCAGCTATAGTAGAAGCAGATGAAGCTTTAAAAGAAATTAATTTAAGAGATGAAGTTAGTTTAGTTGCAGCTGGAGGTATAAGAAGCGGAGCAGATGTTGCAAAAGCTATAGCATTGGGTGCAGATGCTGTATATATTGGAACAGCTGCATTAGTAGCTATAGGTTGTAGAGTTTGTCAAATGTGTCACACAGGCAAATGTAGAAAAGGAATTGCAACTCAAGATCCTATATTAAGAAGACGTCTAGATTATGTAGAAGGAGGAAAAAGAGTTGCAAGATATATTGAAGCAATGACAGAAGAACTCAAAATGTTAACTCAACAAGCTGGAAATACTGACGTTAGAAAATTAGAAAAAGATGATCTTAGAGCATTGAATTTAGAGGCAGCTGCGTTAACTGGTGTTAAAATGGCTGGAATGGATGCACCACTCAAAATTTAGTAAGATAATGCAAAAGAATTT
Coding sequences within:
- a CDS encoding PfkB domain protein (COGs: COG0524 Sugar kinase ribokinase family~InterPro IPR011611: IPR002139: IPR002173~KEGG: msi:Msm_0307 ribokinase family sugar kinase~PFAM: PfkB domain protein~SPTR: B9ACH0 Putative uncharacterized protein~PFAM: pfkB family carbohydrate kinase) — protein: MKYDVVGFGALNVDNIYLVDEIAGVDEETSIRSQKRYIGGSAANTIIGLSRLGVKCAYIGKIAKDEEGKFIKNRLLDEGVDTRCLITSSDGRSGKVFVFVDRSGNRAIYVDPGVNDTITIDEIEKICFSTKILHLTSFVGKISFKTQKSILNKIDSRTTVSFDPGMLYVRMGEKALREFLEKTNILLINEKEIRILCDEEDYKRAANSLLDYVDIIVVKRGKNSVYLRTKNLELFVPTLKVKCVDTTGAGDAFNAGFLYGYLNNYSLRKSCMLGNYVASCCIKKFGATDGIPRNLNGFKKYEERVKNETFYK
- a CDS encoding chromosome segregation ATPase (COGs: COG1192 ATPase involved in chromosome partitioning~InterPro IPR002586~KEGG: mst:Msp_1571 ATPase~PFAM: Cobyrinic acid ac-diamide synthase~SPTR: Q2NE15 Predicted ATPase~PFAM: CobQ/CobB/MinD/ParA nucleotide binding domain), which translates into the protein MGEIISITNQKGGCGKTTTAVNLSAALASLNKKILVIDMDPQANATTGFGINKFKLDSSVYSIICGEAKAEEVIRKTSIPNLYIIPSNLDLSGAEVELISQIGSHAVLKEAIDPIKNDYDYIFIDTPPSLGILTLNALVACDSVIIPIQTEYYALEGIADLLRTIKLVENRLNSPCPIKGILLTLYDRRTRLAREVYQEVKNFFSSKEYIFKTTIPRNIRLAEAPSHGMPCIIYDKDCNGSKAYFKLAKELIKLEEDNEKK
- a CDS encoding Radical SAM domain protein (COGs: COG1032 Fe-S oxidoreductase~InterPro IPR007197: IPR006638~KEGG: mfe:Mefer_0266 radical SAM domain protein~PFAM: Radical SAM domain protein~SMART: Elongator protein 3/MiaB/NifB~SPTR: B5IGV6 Radical SAM domain protein~PFAM: Radical SAM superfamily) produces the protein MKIVLTADETLTSTYRNLPLSDFLGCVPPQRIPPILYRIIDTQVPHKNGRLIFAPYSLRKVEAALLKKYRRDEVAVVHPKYVEKFIDENTKIVAVTAMDPLGLGPLTMMFTEGGRFPSYTKIKFTSLVDRINSYRERKNLDFKIVVGGSGAWQLKAKEYEMKKLKIDHLIIGETEHKIAEIFKDIEVEKADEIILIRDQPSANEIPTIVGPSYKGMVEVMRGCGRGCKFCDPNIRKVRYYPIKKIIREIKVNKSAGQNNAWLHSEDIFSYMLEDKKEYNPNEEAVINLFKEVLKIVNYANPTHANIASALAAPRIIKEIAKLNNAGPNRWVGVQIGFETASPSLLKKIASNKAKPFNVDEWPQVLLNGTYLLNKYFWFPAYTSIVGLPGATEEDEIYTARLIITMRKVLREKLGKKAHFVVVPLSFVPMGYLKDKEFFNINEELTKGELLHIYHAWKQILWEFRRGFKMVKKGLLATLISPLIKLGLRFLLKGIEKWANEKGVDVNKPLDPINIKIERGMIN
- a CDS encoding conserved hypothetical protein (KEGG: mth:MTH1457 hypothetical protein~SPTR: O27506 Putative uncharacterized protein) produces the protein MKRNKSLGKGLDALIKTEDESLGTMLKDKKVEEVIREVKNNPRITLWSMRAAAVLRYLKKTKPGFSISKEASTLIEKAIKDKYPDIWRLFSKLE
- a CDS encoding formylmethanofuran-tetrahydromethanopterin formyltransferase (COGs: COG2037 Formylmethanofuran:tetrahydromethanopterin formyltransferase~InterPro IPR014053: IPR002770~KEGG: mth:MTH403 formylmethanofuran--tetrahydromethanopterin formyltransferase~PFAM: formylmethanofuran: tetrahydromethanopterin formyltransferase (Ftr)~PRIAM: Formylmethanofuran--tetrahydromethanopterin N-formyltransferase~SPTR: O26503 Formylmethanofuran--tetrahydromethanopterin formyltransferase-like protein~PFAM: FTR, proximal lobe; lobe~TIGRFAM: formylmethanofuran--tetrahydromethanopterin N-formyltransferase), which gives rise to MYINDVFIEDTFCEAFYGVCARVLITAEDKNTLKKAAYDATSTPGAVIGRIEGGVEKFVDKSKTPDGRPGAILQFWFGKKDLKKFEVELSYRIRQDILVKPFTTLFNLELDADGHIDTMKYVGHCGDGYEWEEELYGRKMIVVPITVPDFKIERKIGYQKGIMGANFWYMCETKEAVLEAGEKIIKAINKIDYVITPFDVCSAASKPETNYPWIGPTTNHPYCPSLKSRLGKDSKVPEGVKYIPEIVINGLKEDKIKEAMKVGIEAATTVDGVLRISAGNYGGKLGEYKLRLYDVLK
- a CDS encoding conserved hypothetical protein (COGs: COG4030 conserved hypothetical protein~KEGG: msi:Msm_0309 hypothetical protein~SPTR: Q9UXP1 Putative uncharacterized protein ehaR) encodes the protein MKLFISDCEGPITLNDNAFELSSYFIPEGDKFFEIVSKYDDILAEEIKRPGYQAGNTLKLILPFLKAYGATDESMIKYSKDNINLVPNAKHMLKHVSSLMNSFIVSTSYEHYIKALCDLVNFPFDNTYSTKLQLDKYNLPPEEKKKIIEFRKIILSNPDIETLDKIFFEEIPKMEIGKIFNDVEIIGSKKKKEITKEIIRKNNSKKEETLYIGDSITDIEVFRFLRSEGLAISFNGNEFAVKEANIVVISPTTDPLIVLSKLHSMCSREEVFEFVKYYCKDPENAIQKYCPEFKNMLKTKPTIVLPEMVDIDKISERSLEMRKNIRGEKIGGLG